The following are encoded together in the Cynocephalus volans isolate mCynVol1 chromosome 4, mCynVol1.pri, whole genome shotgun sequence genome:
- the LDHA gene encoding L-lactate dehydrogenase A chain codes for MATLKDQLIHNLLKEEQIPQNKITVVGVGAVGMACAISILVKELADELALVDVIEDKLKGEMMDLQHGSLFLRTPKIVSSKDYNVTANSKLVIITAGARQQEGESRLNLVQRNVNIFKFIIPNVVKYSPNCKLLVVSNPVDILTYVAWKISGFPKNRVIGSGCNLDSARFRYLMGERLGVHPLSCHGWVLGEHGDSSVPVWSGVNVAGVSLKNLHPDLGTDTDKEQWKEVHKQVVESAYEVIKLKGYTSWAIGLSVADLAESIMKNLRRVHPVSTMIKGLYGIKDDVFLSVPCILGQNGISDLVKVTLTSEEEARLKKSADTLWGIQKELQF; via the exons ATGGCAACTCTCAAGGATCAGCTGATTCATAATCTTCTTAAGGAGGAACAGATTCCCCAGAATAAGATTACAGTTGTTGGGGTTGGTGCTGTTGGCATGGCCTGTGCCATCAGCATTTTAGTGAAG GAACTGGCAGATGAACTTGCTCTCGTTGATGTCATAGAAGACAAATTGAAGGGAGAGATGATGGATCTGCAACATGGCAGCCTTTTCCTTAGAACACCAAAAATTGTCTCTAGCAAAG ACTATAATGTGACTGCAAACTCCAAGCTGGTTATTATCACAGCTGGGGCACGTCAGCAAGAGGGAGAAAGCCGTCTTAATTTGGTTCAGCGTAATGTGAACATCTTTAAGTTCATCATTCCTAATGTTGTAAAATACAGCCCAAACTGCAAGTTGCTTGTTGTTTCCAATCCAG tGGATATCTTGACCTATGTGGCTTGGAAGATAAGTGGTTTTCCCAAAAACCGTGTTATTGGAAGTGGATGCAATCTGGATTCAGCCCGGTTCCGTTACCTGATGGGGGAAAGGCTGGGAGTTCATCCATTAAGCTGTCATGGCTGGGTCCTTGGGGAGCATGGAGACTCTAGTG TTCCTGTATGGAGTGGAGTGAATGTTGCTGGTGTCTCCCTGAAGAATCTGCACCCAGATTTAGGCACTGATACAGATAAGGAACAGTGGAAAGAGGTTCACAAGCAGGTGGTTGAGAG CGCTTATGAGGTGATCAAACTGAAAGGCTACACATCCTGGGCCATTGGACTGTCTGTGGCAGATCTGGCAGAAAGCATAATGAAGAATCTTAGGCGGGTGCATCCAGTTTCCACCATGATTAAG GGTCTCTATGGAATAAAGGATGATGTCTTCCTTAGCGTTCCTTGCATCTTGGGACAGAATGGAATCTCAGACCTTGTGAAGGTGACCCTGACTTCTGAGGAAGAGGCCCGTTTGAAGAAGAGTGCAGATACACTTTGGGGGATCCAAAAAGAGCTGCAGTTTTAA